Proteins encoded in a region of the Prunus persica cultivar Lovell chromosome G4, Prunus_persica_NCBIv2, whole genome shotgun sequence genome:
- the LOC18781459 gene encoding BAG family molecular chaperone regulator 2 has product MLKRRSNSYGRARDSSNTAPSSTSRDEEVAWEMRPGGMLVQKRGEKSDVPAPNLRLRIAFGALRYEISAASQSTFGELKKVLTAETGLQPGEQRLLFRGKERENGEYLDMWGVKDRSKVILIQDPASIERRADEMRRNAKIQSAHRAISDVSVEVDKLAEQVSAIEKSISNGVKVAEVQITTLIEMLMRQAIKLDNISAEGDAVASKTLQGKRVQKCVESLDVLKISNANVKPVVVTTKWETFDPPPTTPHWEFFD; this is encoded by the exons atgttGAAGCGAAGGTCCAATTCGTACGGCAGAGCCAGGGATAGCTCCAATACGGCGCCGTCTTCGACGTCAAGGGACGAGGAAGTTGCGTGGGAAATGAGACCCGGAGGAATGCTGGTTCAGAAAAGAGGTGAGAAATCGGACGTTCCGGCTCCGAATTTACGGCTTCGGATTGCTTTCGGTGCTCTGCGGTACGAGATCTCGGCAGCCTCTCAATCCACCTTCG GGGAGTTGAAGAAGGTTCTGACGGCAGAGACTGGGTTACAGCCTGGCGAGCAGAGGCTATTATTCAGAGGAAAAGAGCGAGAAAACGGTGAGTATTTGGACATGTGGGGGGTCAAAGACCGGTCAAAAGTCATACTGATCCAGGACCCAGCGAGCATCGAGAGAAGGGCCGATGAGATGCGTCGAAATGCTAAGATCCAGAGCGCACATCGCGCCATATCGGACGTGTCCGTGGAGGTCGATAAGCTCGCGGAGCAG GTCTCTGCAATTGAAAAATCCATCTCAAATGGAGTCAAGGTAGCAGAAGTTCAGATCACAACACTCATTGAGATGCTCATGAGGCAAGCCATCAAGCTGGACAACATTTCTGCAGAAGGAGATGCTGTTGCTTCAAAAACTTTGCag GGCAAGAGGGTGCAGAAATGTGTTGAAAGTCTGGATGTGCTGAAGATATcaaatgcaaatgtaaagCCTGTTGTTGTGACGACCAAGTGGGAGACATTTGACCCCCCTCCAACCACACCCCATTGGGAATTTTTTGATTGA
- the LOC18779803 gene encoding tyrosine decarboxylase 1 — protein sequence MMGSVEFEHPQENNSAHMTTSPLDPEEFRRQGHMVIDFIADYYKTIEKYPVLSQVQPGYLKKRLPESAPYDPEPIETILQDVQDHLVPGLTHWLSPNHFGYFPAAISTAAFLGEMLTTGFNVVGFNWMASPAATELENIVMDWLGDMLKLPKSFLFSGNGGGVLQGTTCEAIVCTMAAARDQMLRQIGRENIGKLVVYGSDQTHSALQKASQIVGIHPKNFRAIETTTSTSFALSPEVLKSTICSDIEAGLVPLFLCATVGTTAITAVDPLGPLCEVAKEHDMWVHVDAAYAGSAFICPEFQYFIDGVEGADSFSLNAHKWFFTTLDCCCLWVKNPSALVSSLSTNPEFLRNKATDSKQVVDYKDWQIALSRRFKAIKLWLVLRSYGVGNLRNFLRSHVKMAKIFEGLVGMDKRFEIVAPRHFSLVCFRVSPSAISKANPSLSDHDNGKLKAHNYELLNGVKCVVNEVNSKLLEAINGSGLVYMSHAVVGGMYVLRCAIGASLTEEKHVAMAWKVVQEHADAILGTKIIVDQT from the coding sequence ATGATGGGTAGCGTCGAATTCGAGCATCCACAAGAAAACAATTCTGCCCACATGACCACTAGCCCTCTAGACCCTGAGGAATTCAGAAGGCAAGGCCACATGGTCATAGACTTCATTGCAGATTATtacaaaacaattgaaaaatacCCAGTTCTTAGCCAAGTCCAACCGGGCTATCTCAAAAAACGCTTGCCAGAATCTGCCCCATACGACCCTGAACCCATTGAAACCATCCTCCAAGATGTGCAGGATCACCTTGTCCCTGGCCTAACACATTGGCTAAGCCCTAACCACTTTGGCTACTTCCCTGCAGCTATCAGCACCGCAGCGTTCCTCGGCGAAATGCTCACCACTGGTTTCAATGTTGTGGGGTTCAATTGGATGGCATCCCCAGCTGCAACTGAGCTTGAAAACATTGTCATGGATTGGCTTGGAGATATGCTCAAACTTCCCAagtctttccttttctctggCAACGGCGGAGGTGTATTGCAAGGCACTACTTGTGAGGCCATTGTTTGTACCATGGCAGCCGCCAGGGATCAAATGCTAAGGCAAATTGGTAGAGAGAATATTGGGAAGCTAGTTGTGTATGGATCAGACCAAACACACAGCGCGCTTCAAAAAGCTTCTCAAATTGTTGGGATTCACCCAAAGAATTTCAGGGCCATAGAGACCACAACATCAACATCATTTGCACTATCACCTGAGGTGCTAAAATCGACTATTTGTTCAGACATAGAAGCTGGGCTTGTCCCATTGTTTCTATGTGCCACAGTGGGAACAACCGCAATAACAGCCGTTGATCCATTGGGGCCACTCTGCGAGGTGGCAAAAGAACATGACATGTGGGTTCATGTGGACGCTGCATATGCTGGAAGTGCTTTCATTTGTCCAGAGTTTCAATACTTTATCGATGGCGTTGAGGGTGCAGATTCATTCAGTCTCAATGCACACAAATGGTTCTTCACAACCCTCGACTGTTGTTGCCTCTGGGTTAAGAATCCAAGTGCTTTGGTGAGCTCACTTTCGACGAATCCGGAGTTTCTGAGGAACAAGGCCACGGATTCGAAGCAAGTGGTGGACTACAAGGACTGGCAAATAGCCTTGAGCAGGAGGTTCAAGGCCATCAAATTATGGCTTGTGCTTAGAAGCTATGGTGTGGGCAACCTTAGGAACTTTCTTAGGAGCCATGTGAAAATGGCCAAGATTTTTGAAGGGCTAGTGGGGATGGACAAAAGGTTTGAGATTGTGGCCCCTAGGCATTTCTCTTTGGTCTGTTTTAGGGTTTCTCCATCAGCAATTAGCAAGGCTAATCCAAGCCTAAGTGATCATGATAATGGTAAGCTTAAGGCACATAATTATGAATTGTTAAATGGTGTAAAATGTGTAGTTAACGAGGTGAATAGCAAGTTGCTGGAGGCGATTAACGGGTCGGGTCTGGTGTACATGAGCCATGCTGTGGTTGGAGGGATGTATGTGTTACGTTGCGCCATTGGAGCAAGTCTCACTGAGGAAAAGCACGTAGCCATGGCTTGGAAGGTGGTGCAAGAGCATGCAGATGCGATCCTTGGAACTAAGATTATTGTGGATCAAACTTAG
- the LOC18779424 gene encoding probable mediator of RNA polymerase II transcription subunit 19b isoform X2: MDLEAKRFGRGPRELGGATDLINLYKLWPHHEFFCKRSLPLSISETHYLHNVVGDTLIRKGEGMELDQLFQGNLYMREKNAHIHPFDLDVLCEAFLIRETTPVKLPSAEKGIRTSVVKSKSELENKERKHKKHKDKDKDHKKHKNRHKDNSGDAVKNINVDYGLKTEQLKERQDMFIQKRRLDGFEDPSVFGHKKAR, from the exons ATGGATCTTGAAGCCAAAAGGTTTGGAAGGG GTCCGAGGGAACTTGGTGGTGCTACTGATCTTATAAATCTATATAAGCTTTGGCCTCACCATGAGTTCTTCTGCAAGAGATCACTGCCTTTGTCAATATCAGAGACTCATTATTtacataatgtggtgggagatACATTAATCAGGAAAGGGGAAGGGATGGAATTGGATCAGCTCTTTCAAGGCAACCTTTatatgagagaaaaaaatgcaCACATACATCCCTTTGATTTGGATGTACTTTGTGAAGCTTTTCTAATAAGGGAAACAACTCCTGTTAAACTGCCTTCT GCAGAGAAGGGGATCCGTACCTCAGTGGTGAAGTCAAAGAGTGAATTAGAAAACAAGGAGAGGAAGCATAAGAAGCACAAAGACAAGGATAAAGATCATAAGAAGCACAAAAACCGTCACAAGGACAACAGTGGTGATGCTGTTAAGAATATAAATGTTGATTACGGCTTGAAAACTGAGCAGTTGAAGGAACGACAAGATATG TTCATTCAGAAGAGGAGGCTCGATGGTTTTGAAGATCCTTCTGTCTTTGGACATAAAAAAGCCAGGTAA
- the LOC18778671 gene encoding pentatricopeptide repeat-containing protein At4g21065, with the protein MLPKQPSLLHPSFPHTFSAKTFTHNPKTLFSSLSAPSPTFPQNPIHYILQKCIALLQCCASSKLKMQQIHAFSVRHGVPLSSPDMGKHLIFTTVSLKAPMPYAHQIFSQIRSPNVFTWNTMIRGYAESENPTPVLQLYHQMHVNSVEPDTHTYPFLLKAVAKLTNVREGEKIHSIALRNGFESLVFVKNTLLHMYACCGHVESAHRVFESISERDLVAWNSVINGFALNGRPNEALTVFRDMSLEGVQPDGFTMVSLLSACAELGTLALGRRIHVYMLKVGLTGNSHATNALLDLYAKCGNIREAQKVFKTMDERSVVSWTALVVGLAVNGFGNEALEHFQELRREGLVPTEITFVGVLYACSHCGMVDEGFNYFRMMKEEYGIVPRIEHYGCMIDLLGRAGLVKEAYEYINNMPMQPNAVIWRTLLGACTIHGHLALGETARAHIRELEPGHSGDYVLLSNLYASERRWSDVQKVRRTMLSDGVRKTPGYSIVELRNCIYEFTMGDRSHPQSEKIYTMLAEITNLLKPKGYVPHTENVLADIEEEEKEYALSYHSEKIAIAFMILNTAPGIPIRIWKNLRVCADCHLAIKLISKVYDREIVVRDRSRFHHFRDGSCSCRDYW; encoded by the coding sequence ATGCTCCCAAAACAGCCCTCACTCCTCCACCCATCTTTTCCACATACATTCTCAGCAAAAACCTTTACTCACAACCCCAAAACCCTCTTCTCTTCACTTTCAGCCCCCTCACCAACTTTCCCACAAAACCCAATACACTACATTCTCCAAAAGTGCATTGCTCTCTTGCAATGCTGTGCATCCTCCAAGTTGAAGATGCAGCAAATCCATGCCTTCTCTGTAAGGCATGGTGTTCCACTCAGCAGCCCAGACATGGGCAAACACCTCATTTTCACCACTGTGTCTCTCAAAGCCCCTATGCCCTATGCCCACCAGATATTTTCCCAAATCAGAAGCCCTAATGTCTTCACATGGAACACCATGATTAGAGGATATGCTGAGAGTGAGAACCCAACTCCTGTTCTTCAACTTTACCACCAAATGCATGTGAATTCTGTGGAACCTGATACACACACTTACCCTTTTCTTCTAAAGGCTGTGGCTAAGTTGACGAATGTTAGAGAGGGTGAGAAGATACATTCCATTGCTCTGAGAAATGGGTTTGAGTCATTGGTCTTTGTTAAGAACACTTTGCTTCACATGTATGCATGTTGTGGCCATGTTGAGAGTGCACACAGGGTGTTTGAGTCAATCTCTGAGAGAGACCTTGTTGCTTGGAATTCTGTGATTAATGGGTTTGCTTTGAACGGGAGGCCCAATGAGGCTTTGACTGTTTTCAGGGATATGAGTTTGGAGGGTGTTCAGCCAGATGGGTTCACCATGGttagcttgttgtctgcttgTGCTGAGCTTGGAACTTTGGCTTTGGGTAGGAGGATCCATGTGTATATGCTGAAGGTGGGCTTGACCGGGAATTCACATGCTACTAATGCCCTTCTGGACCTTTATGCAAAGTGTGGGAACATCAGAGAGGCACAAAAGGTGTTCAAAACGATGGACGAAAGGAGTGTGGTTTCGTGGACTGCTTTAGTTGTTGGGTTGGCTGTTAACGGGTTTGGTAATGAAGCACTTGAGCATTTCCAGGAATTGAGGAGAGAGGGATTGGTGCCTACTGAGATCACTTTTGTTGGGGTCTTGTATGCCTGTAGTCATTGCGGGATGGTTGATGAAGGATTCAATTACTTTAGAATGATGAAAGAGGAGTATGGAATTGTCCCCAGAATAGAACATTATGGTTGCATGATTGATTTGTTAGGTAGGGCTGGCTTAGTGAAAGAAGCATATGAATACATTAACAACATGCCCATGCAGCCCAATGCTGTTATATGGAGGACCTTGTTAGGAGCATGCACAATACACGGGCACTTGGCTCTCGGAGAGACTGCAAGAGCCCACATCCGAGAATTAGAGCCTGGACATAGTGGAGATTATGTGCTCCTCTCCAATCTCTATGCATCTGAGCGTCGTTGGTCAGATGTGCAAAAGGTGAGGAGGACAATGCTTAGTGATGGGGTGAGGAAAACTCCAGGGTATAGCATTGTTGAGTTGAGGAATTGTATTTATGAGTTTACGATGGGTGATAGATCTCATCCCCAAAGTGAAAAGATATACACAATGCTAGCAGAGATCACAAATCTGTTGAAACCGAAAGGGTACGTGCCTCATACAGAAAATGTTCTTGCAGAcatagaggaggaggaaaaaGAATATGCATTGTCCTACCATAGTGAAAAAATTGCAATTGCCTTTATGATCCTAAATACTGCACCAGGGATCCCAATTAGGATTTGGAAGAATTTGAGAGTTTGTGCAGACTGTCATCTTGCAATTAAACTCATATCCAAGGTTTATGACCGGGAGATTGTTGTGAGGGATCGTAGTCGATTTCACCATTTCAGAGATGGTTCTTGTTCTTGTAGAGATTACTGGTAA
- the LOC18779424 gene encoding probable mediator of RNA polymerase II transcription subunit 19b isoform X1, which yields MDLEAKRFGRGPRELGGATDLINLYKLWPHHEFFCKRSLPLSISETHYLHNVVGDTLIRKGEGMELDQLFQGNLYMREKNAHIHPFDLDVLCEAFLIRETTPVKLPSAEKGIRTSVVKSKSELENKERKHKKHKDKDKDHKKHKNRHKDNSGDAVKNINVDYGLKTEQLKERQDMFIQKRRLDGFEDPSVFGHKKARIQR from the exons ATGGATCTTGAAGCCAAAAGGTTTGGAAGGG GTCCGAGGGAACTTGGTGGTGCTACTGATCTTATAAATCTATATAAGCTTTGGCCTCACCATGAGTTCTTCTGCAAGAGATCACTGCCTTTGTCAATATCAGAGACTCATTATTtacataatgtggtgggagatACATTAATCAGGAAAGGGGAAGGGATGGAATTGGATCAGCTCTTTCAAGGCAACCTTTatatgagagaaaaaaatgcaCACATACATCCCTTTGATTTGGATGTACTTTGTGAAGCTTTTCTAATAAGGGAAACAACTCCTGTTAAACTGCCTTCT GCAGAGAAGGGGATCCGTACCTCAGTGGTGAAGTCAAAGAGTGAATTAGAAAACAAGGAGAGGAAGCATAAGAAGCACAAAGACAAGGATAAAGATCATAAGAAGCACAAAAACCGTCACAAGGACAACAGTGGTGATGCTGTTAAGAATATAAATGTTGATTACGGCTTGAAAACTGAGCAGTTGAAGGAACGACAAGATATG TTCATTCAGAAGAGGAGGCTCGATGGTTTTGAAGATCCTTCTGTCTTTGGACATAAAAAAGCCAG AATCCAAAGATAA